The DNA window ACACCGGCCAGCACGCTGTAGGGCCACTTGATCGGCTGGAGGTACCAGGGTTCCTTGAAGCCCTCCATCTTGTTGATCGGGGCGAACACCTGGACGACGCTGTTGAACACGACGAAGCCGACCACGGCGGCGACGCCCGTCGAGCCGTCGCCCTTGCGGGCGAAGCCGACCGCGATGCCGACCGCGAACAGCAGCGGCAGCCAGTTGAACAGGCCGTTGCCCGCCGCGCCGAGAACCTCGGCGACCTTGCCCCAGCCCAGTCCGTCCTTGCCGAGCACGTCGTCGGCGCCGAGCCTGCCCAGCAGGCCTGCCGCGGGCAATGCGGCGATGGGCAGCATCAGGCTGCGGCCGAAGCGTTGGAGCCCGGCCAGCCCCCTGCCCTTCCCCTTCGCCCCCTCGGCGGTGGTGGCGCTCATCGGGTACCTCCATCATTGGCTTTGTCGTTGGGTTCGCGACCGGAATCCGGGTTGTTCCGGTCCAACTGCGTTGTCACCTGGTAGTGATCTCCCCGGTACCAGGAAGTCATGTCTTCGACGGGTTCACCCTGACAGCTGGAAACCCTGCGGAACGCCAGCAGTGGCCCACCGGCGCGGATGCCGAGCAGCCGCGCCGTCTCCCGGTCGGCCGACTCCGCCCAGACGGTCTGCCAGGCGTAGTCGAGCTGGATGTCGTACTTCTCGGCGAGCAGCCCGTAGAGCGATCTCGTGAGGTCGAGTTCGATCAGGCCGGGCAGCCTGCCGGGGTGGTACCAGCCGCGTTCGACCGCGAGGGGCACCCCGTCCGCCCGCCGCAGCCGGTGCAGCCGGTACGCGGGCTGCCGGTCGCCGAGGCCGAGCGCGCTCGCCGCGGGTGCCGGAGGGATCGCGATGCCCGTGTCGAGCAGCTCGGTGGTCGGGACCTTCCCGCGGCTGCGCATGTCGTCGGTGAACGACATCAGGTACAGCTGCAGGTCCATCCGGCGGCTCGCGGTGAACGTGCCCTTGCCCCGCACGCGCGCGAGCAGGCCCTCTTCCACGAGCTTGCCGATCGCCGAGCGCACGGTGAGGCGGGAAACGTGGTACCGCTCGGCCAGCTCGCGTTCCGACGGGATCGGGGATCCCGGGGGCAGGTCCCGTTCGACCGCCCTGCGCAGGATTTCCCTGAGCTGGGCGTGCTTCGGGGTCGGCCCGTCGGTGACCCGGTCGAACCCGCCGGAGGAGGCGTGCGCCGCGGCACTCATCGGCTCGTCGCCTCCACTTCGTCGTCGGGCTGGCCCCGTACT is part of the Amycolatopsis sp. CA-230715 genome and encodes:
- a CDS encoding GntR family transcriptional regulator — protein: MSAAAHASSGGFDRVTDGPTPKHAQLREILRRAVERDLPPGSPIPSERELAERYHVSRLTVRSAIGKLVEEGLLARVRGKGTFTASRRMDLQLYLMSFTDDMRSRGKVPTTELLDTGIAIPPAPAASALGLGDRQPAYRLHRLRRADGVPLAVERGWYHPGRLPGLIELDLTRSLYGLLAEKYDIQLDYAWQTVWAESADRETARLLGIRAGGPLLAFRRVSSCQGEPVEDMTSWYRGDHYQVTTQLDRNNPDSGREPNDKANDGGTR